A stretch of bacterium DNA encodes these proteins:
- a CDS encoding PFL family protein, giving the protein MTISVEEVFETARMTLFQHFDIRTVTLGINLKDCIHSDFPRFLDNVYNRIKPAAQSLVREAKRLEVLYGVPIVNKRISVTPVSLIMETHAEGEKFLAMAKMLDRAAAEGGVDFLGGFGALVQKGATRSDSALIEALPEVLSSTGRVCSFLNVGSNVAGMNLDAVIALGPMLKRTAELSGNGIGCAKFVVFVNAPEDNPFMAGAFHGVGEPDYSVNIGISGPGVVRDIVAANRDCDLTQLSEIVKRTTFKITRAGELVGRELAKRLKVPFGIVDISLASTTAQGDSVAGIIEAMGIERVGAHGSTLAVALLMDAVKKGGAMASGNVGGLSGTFIPVSEDERMIAAVQEGALGLDKLEALTSVCSVGMDMFAVPGDTPAGVVSAIIADELAIGVVNNKTTAVRIILAPGCKPGDIIDYGGLLGRVPVMQVNRYSAENFIRRGGRLPSPVTSMRN; this is encoded by the coding sequence ATGACAATCAGTGTGGAAGAAGTCTTCGAAACCGCCCGGATGACCCTGTTCCAGCATTTCGACATCCGCACCGTGACGCTGGGGATCAACCTCAAGGATTGCATCCACAGCGATTTCCCGCGCTTCCTGGACAACGTGTACAACCGGATCAAGCCCGCGGCCCAATCGCTGGTGCGCGAGGCCAAGCGCCTGGAGGTGCTCTACGGGGTGCCGATAGTGAACAAGCGCATCTCGGTCACCCCGGTGAGCCTGATCATGGAGACCCACGCCGAGGGTGAGAAATTCCTCGCCATGGCAAAAATGCTCGACCGCGCCGCGGCCGAGGGCGGAGTGGATTTCCTGGGCGGGTTCGGGGCGCTGGTCCAGAAAGGGGCCACGCGCAGCGATTCGGCCCTGATCGAGGCCCTGCCCGAGGTGCTCAGCAGCACCGGGCGGGTCTGCTCGTTCCTCAACGTGGGCAGCAACGTGGCCGGGATGAACCTGGACGCCGTGATCGCCCTGGGTCCGATGCTGAAGCGCACCGCTGAGCTGTCGGGCAACGGGATCGGCTGCGCCAAGTTCGTGGTGTTTGTCAACGCCCCGGAGGACAACCCATTCATGGCCGGGGCCTTTCACGGGGTGGGCGAGCCGGATTACTCGGTCAATATCGGGATCAGCGGCCCTGGCGTGGTGCGCGACATTGTCGCCGCCAACCGTGACTGCGACCTTACCCAACTGTCCGAGATAGTCAAGCGCACCACGTTCAAGATCACCCGAGCCGGCGAGCTGGTGGGCCGCGAGCTGGCCAAGCGCCTGAAAGTCCCGTTCGGAATCGTGGACATCTCGCTGGCCTCCACCACGGCCCAGGGCGACAGCGTGGCCGGGATAATCGAGGCGATGGGGATCGAGCGGGTGGGCGCGCACGGCAGCACATTGGCCGTGGCGCTGCTCATGGACGCGGTCAAGAAAGGCGGCGCGATGGCCAGCGGCAACGTGGGCGGCCTGTCGGGTACGTTCATCCCGGTGAGCGAGGATGAGCGCATGATCGCAGCGGTGCAGGAGGGCGCGCTGGGCCTGGACAAGCTGGAGGCACTCACCTCCGTGTGCTCGGTGGGCATGGACATGTTCGCCGTGCCGGGGGACACGCCCGCGGGCGTGGTGAGCGCGATAATAGCGGATGAGCTGGCGATCGGGGTGGTGAACAACAAGACCACCGCGGTGCGTATAATCCTGGCGCCGGGTTGCAAGCCGGGGGACATCATCGATTACGGCGGCCTGCTGGGACGGGTGCCGGTGATGCAGGTGAACCGCTACAGCGCCGAGAATTTCATCCGCCGCGGGGGACGGCTGCCCAGCCCGGTGACCAGCATGAGAAACTGA